The proteins below are encoded in one region of Gemmatimonadales bacterium:
- a CDS encoding Fic family protein → MTSFEPEYLERIRFSSGDAATLRTLGQFRGRQDLFRRQAPEVLAALREAAVIESSESSNRIEGITAPRERIEALILKPTAPRDRSEEEIAGYRDALNLIHESAPEMAFSANVVLQLHGMLYRYHAGVGGRWKMAPNEIVERNADGSLRRVRFVPVPPVATPNFMERLAAGYARAHDLQREPLVLVPLAVLDFLCVHPFADGNGRMARLITLLLMYQAGYEVGRYISLERIVEQSKETYYEALEASSQRWHDGKHDPLPWMTYLWGVLLRAYGEFEERVGTIRTGRGAKTDLVEQAVARRTRPFGITEIEAECPGVSRDMVRHVLQRLRDEGKLAVQGTGRGARWAPQNQ, encoded by the coding sequence TTGACCTCGTTCGAACCCGAATACCTCGAGCGCATCCGCTTCTCCAGCGGCGATGCTGCCACGCTCAGGACTCTTGGCCAGTTCCGGGGACGCCAGGATCTGTTCAGGCGGCAGGCGCCCGAGGTCCTGGCGGCGCTGCGGGAAGCCGCCGTCATCGAATCCAGCGAGTCGTCCAACCGCATCGAGGGGATCACGGCGCCGCGCGAGCGGATCGAGGCTCTGATCCTCAAGCCGACCGCGCCCCGCGATCGCTCGGAGGAAGAGATCGCCGGGTATCGTGACGCGCTGAACCTCATTCACGAATCCGCGCCGGAGATGGCGTTCTCGGCCAACGTCGTTCTCCAGTTGCACGGCATGCTGTACCGCTACCACGCGGGCGTGGGTGGGCGGTGGAAGATGGCTCCGAACGAGATAGTGGAGCGCAACGCCGACGGCAGCCTCAGGCGGGTGCGATTCGTCCCGGTTCCGCCGGTGGCCACGCCAAACTTCATGGAACGGCTGGCCGCTGGATACGCTCGGGCGCATGACCTCCAGCGCGAGCCGCTCGTGCTCGTTCCGCTGGCCGTCCTCGACTTCCTGTGCGTTCATCCCTTCGCCGACGGCAACGGACGGATGGCGCGACTCATCACGCTGCTGCTGATGTACCAGGCGGGCTACGAAGTCGGCCGGTACATCAGTCTCGAGCGGATCGTCGAGCAGTCAAAGGAGACGTACTACGAGGCGCTCGAAGCGAGCTCCCAACGTTGGCACGACGGAAAACACGACCCGCTGCCGTGGATGACCTATCTGTGGGGAGTGCTCCTCCGGGCCTATGGCGAGTTCGAGGAGCGTGTCGGGACGATTCGCACGGGACGCGGTGCCAAGACCGACCTGGTCGAGCAGGCGGTGGCACGCCGCACGCGGCCGTTCGGCATCACGGAGATCGAGGCCGAGTGCCCGGGGGTGAGCCGCGACATGGTGCGGCACGTGCTCCAGCGGCTTCGCGACGAGGGGAAACTCGCGGTACAGGGCACCGGACGCGGCGCGCGGTGGGCGCCGCAGAACCAGTAA